In Polynucleobacter sp. AP-Ainpum-60-G11, one DNA window encodes the following:
- a CDS encoding M23 family metallopeptidase has product MKKNVDERPLFLKGVIKVIGFTLVGLIQLPGLELVSSALAQTTSQNSKAPQVKQKVVVQNNKQAGLKVNSGSLNQSSKSMSLNPELFKRIEGVYSSEGNSNLDYRVQRGCLRRSYNEENLPENLGLNDRNLNEFFKSQTKGFFDRMRSNCIPYALALGSRNRFESLSIMNGPIQDAKTEIWTFTPSAAGSFLIQQDYLKDESKRFTEIQLPLSDVLYDPKKVGDKLPVELIWELNSVIKQIYPEENSALENTNSIVRLIVDFGDKERWAQIWAAEIIDPASGEVFSSAFWVERRDIPGGFYTASGESIERTFWTNPLSYRRISRGVGSVRASSKKVAPSKGANAAVAAPKQRYRTHMGIDYSAPIGTPIFSVATGKVVHLGFSGAFGNLIILEHPGNYRTYYAHLSNYNAELEVGNEVRRGLEIGYVGSTGRSTGPHLHFELRKDGVYVDPYGAKTELDLWNMRDSDSGLLTREILLLGTPLKN; this is encoded by the coding sequence GTGAAGAAAAATGTCGATGAGCGGCCCCTCTTTTTGAAAGGGGTAATTAAAGTAATTGGATTTACCCTAGTTGGCCTGATTCAACTGCCAGGGTTGGAACTCGTCTCTAGTGCGCTGGCACAAACTACAAGTCAAAATAGCAAAGCGCCCCAAGTAAAGCAAAAGGTCGTAGTTCAAAATAATAAGCAAGCCGGCCTCAAAGTAAATAGTGGCTCGCTCAATCAATCCTCTAAAAGCATGAGCCTCAATCCCGAGTTATTTAAACGGATTGAGGGCGTGTACAGCAGTGAAGGTAACTCAAATCTAGATTACCGCGTTCAGCGTGGCTGTCTACGTCGTAGCTATAACGAAGAAAACCTCCCTGAGAATCTCGGTCTTAACGATCGCAACTTGAATGAATTCTTTAAATCCCAAACCAAAGGATTTTTTGATCGGATGCGGAGCAACTGCATTCCTTACGCCCTGGCTCTGGGAAGTCGTAATCGCTTTGAATCACTGAGCATCATGAACGGCCCTATTCAGGATGCGAAGACAGAGATTTGGACTTTCACTCCTTCAGCTGCCGGTAGTTTTTTGATTCAGCAAGATTATTTAAAAGATGAATCCAAGCGCTTTACTGAAATTCAATTACCACTGAGCGATGTCTTATATGATCCCAAAAAAGTAGGTGATAAATTGCCCGTGGAACTCATTTGGGAATTGAATTCTGTGATTAAACAGATTTACCCAGAAGAGAACAGCGCCCTTGAAAACACCAACAGCATAGTGCGATTAATTGTGGACTTTGGCGACAAGGAGCGCTGGGCACAAATATGGGCAGCTGAAATTATTGACCCAGCATCTGGCGAAGTCTTTTCCAGCGCATTTTGGGTTGAGAGACGAGATATCCCCGGTGGTTTTTATACTGCCAGTGGAGAGTCAATTGAACGCACCTTCTGGACAAACCCCCTGAGCTATCGACGCATTTCTAGAGGTGTTGGTAGTGTGAGAGCTTCTAGCAAAAAGGTGGCTCCATCTAAAGGCGCAAATGCGGCTGTGGCAGCGCCAAAGCAACGGTATCGCACCCACATGGGAATTGATTATTCTGCACCAATTGGGACGCCTATTTTTAGCGTAGCTACTGGCAAGGTCGTGCATTTAGGCTTTAGCGGCGCATTTGGCAACCTCATCATCCTTGAGCATCCCGGGAACTATCGCACTTACTACGCACACTTAAGTAATTACAACGCCGAGCTCGAGGTGGGTAACGAAGTGCGACGCGGTCTAGAAATTGGCTATGTTGGATCGACTGGACGCTCTACCGGCCCTCACCTACACTTTGAATTAAGAAAAGATGGGGTCTATGTTGATCCCTATGGTGCTAAAACTGAATTGGATCTGTGGAATATGCGTGACAGTGATAGTGGTCTACTCACTCGAGAAATTTTATTGCTAGGTACACCTCTCAAGAATTGA
- a CDS encoding sulfite exporter TauE/SafE family protein encodes MLTSSLLLAVFLGALVSGWHCALMCGGIAAAIERQGDSREAVFTPLQSKSELFYLQLIMHFGRLTTYVLLGAAAAWAGAVLWQQNVVPIQRPLFAFTSLILLVMGLRLLRQRSNSPLLLGKWLGVRVAGYWAKYLGSFTGRTSRWFSGMVWGLVPCGLVYSVLPLAFLSGDVLTGAGLMLAFGLGTLPNLLLISKFSAALTQFGQYIWVRYIAAGLLLSAGIFGLYRAWYLPEALLKGGFCIS; translated from the coding sequence ATGTTGACTTCCAGCCTTCTCTTGGCCGTCTTTTTGGGGGCGCTTGTCAGCGGGTGGCACTGTGCCTTAATGTGTGGCGGAATAGCAGCTGCGATTGAGCGCCAAGGAGACTCTCGGGAGGCGGTTTTTACCCCATTACAAAGTAAATCTGAGCTGTTTTATCTTCAACTCATCATGCACTTCGGGCGCCTGACGACCTATGTTTTATTGGGGGCCGCCGCCGCTTGGGCTGGAGCCGTTCTTTGGCAGCAAAATGTGGTGCCGATTCAGCGCCCCTTGTTTGCTTTTACGTCACTCATTTTGTTGGTGATGGGCTTGCGTCTTTTGCGCCAGAGATCGAATAGCCCCCTATTGCTTGGAAAGTGGCTTGGTGTCCGGGTCGCTGGCTACTGGGCTAAATATTTAGGGAGTTTTACAGGTCGTACATCCCGATGGTTCAGTGGCATGGTGTGGGGGCTAGTTCCATGCGGTCTGGTCTACAGTGTTTTGCCGCTTGCTTTTCTATCGGGAGATGTCTTAACGGGGGCTGGACTCATGCTGGCATTTGGATTGGGCACGTTGCCCAATCTCTTGCTGATCTCTAAATTTTCGGCAGCATTGACCCAATTTGGCCAATACATTTGGGTGAGATATATTGCTGCAGGGCTCCTATTATCTGCGGGAATATTTGGTCTTTATCGCGCCTGGTATTTGCCTGAAGCTTTGCTCAAGGGTGGCTTTTGTATTAGTTAA
- a CDS encoding mandelate racemase/muconate lactonizing enzyme family protein, giving the protein MPIIESVSVAAVAVPLDKVTSFSTRTVSERHYCLVKVRGKDGNEGIGFCYVGSAGGDIAKIAVEQLLAPKLIGQNSHRSEGLWMDMYNESILQGRAGAVMRGISILDTALWDLNARAAKLPLHHYLGSVVDDRVPAYASGGYYLDGKTPAMLGKEMESYVKQGFKAVKMKVGRLSPREEEARVKAARKAVGEDVLLTLDANNAWRDLPTALEYIRRFEAYNPYWIEEPFSPDAIDLHAALARQTKINVATGEMEAGRWRFRELIDAGGAAILQSDAAVCGGITEWRRISAYADLKGVIVCPHWMHDLHAPLVAATPNARFVEFFLDDQVLNFRRLINKQLTFKNGDLILHKTPGLGFEFDEAAIKKYAGKTAWTKIV; this is encoded by the coding sequence ATGCCTATTATTGAGTCAGTATCAGTAGCTGCCGTCGCGGTGCCCCTGGATAAGGTCACCTCTTTTTCTACTCGGACGGTATCAGAGCGTCACTATTGCTTGGTTAAAGTGCGCGGCAAGGATGGTAATGAGGGCATTGGCTTTTGTTATGTAGGTAGTGCAGGCGGGGATATTGCCAAGATTGCCGTAGAGCAATTACTAGCCCCAAAACTCATTGGTCAAAATAGCCATCGCAGTGAGGGTCTGTGGATGGATATGTACAACGAGTCTATTTTGCAAGGGCGCGCTGGCGCTGTTATGCGCGGCATCTCTATTCTGGACACGGCACTCTGGGATCTGAATGCCCGTGCGGCCAAGTTGCCCCTTCACCACTATTTGGGGTCAGTCGTAGACGACCGCGTTCCAGCCTACGCCAGTGGTGGCTACTATTTAGATGGCAAAACACCTGCTATGTTGGGTAAGGAGATGGAGTCCTACGTGAAACAGGGCTTTAAGGCCGTCAAAATGAAAGTAGGGCGCTTATCCCCAAGAGAGGAAGAGGCACGCGTTAAGGCCGCTCGTAAGGCCGTAGGTGAGGATGTTTTACTGACCCTGGATGCCAATAATGCTTGGCGTGATCTGCCGACCGCCCTGGAATATATTCGTCGTTTTGAGGCCTACAACCCATATTGGATTGAAGAGCCATTTTCACCAGACGCAATTGATTTACATGCAGCCTTGGCTCGTCAAACTAAGATCAATGTTGCCACTGGTGAGATGGAAGCGGGACGCTGGCGCTTTAGAGAGCTGATTGATGCTGGCGGTGCGGCTATTTTGCAGTCCGATGCTGCGGTATGTGGCGGCATTACGGAGTGGCGTCGTATTTCAGCCTACGCAGATTTAAAAGGTGTGATTGTTTGCCCACACTGGATGCATGACCTCCATGCGCCTTTAGTTGCGGCAACTCCAAATGCGCGGTTTGTAGAGTTTTTCCTTGATGATCAGGTCCTAAACTTCCGCAGATTGATTAACAAGCAATTGACTTTTAAGAATGGAGATTTGATTTTGCATAAAACTCCAGGATTGGGTTTTGAGTTTGATGAGGCGGCGATTAAAAAGTATGCCGGCAAGACTGCTTGGACAAAGATTGTGTAA
- a CDS encoding SulP family inorganic anion transporter, producing MNLFHPKLLDAFKGYNGALFSKDVLAGITVGVVALPLAMAFAIASGLKPEAGIFTAIIAGGLISLLGGSRVQIGGPAGAFIVIVYGIVDHYGIANLLLATAMSGVFLFLMGVFRLGTLIRFIPVAVIIGFTNGIAVLIGLSQVKEFFGLQITKIPAEFFQAVQTLYAAADTVNPIALMLSMGSLVLLIIWRAFQKHLGYLSQMPGTVIAMALATVITSVFNLPVDTIGSRFGGIPSGLPSFEWIPISWSTAQFVIAPAITLALLGAIESLLCARIADGLIHDRHESNQELMAQGVANLVTPFFGGMPATGTIARTVTNIQSGASTPIAGIVHSLTLLLIILFGAPLAKNIPLASLAAILMFVAWNMGEWRKFADLKQFRLPYRMTMLSVFFLTIILDLTVAIQVGLLLAFITFIYRISSLSRYESASAVDFPELQQHQGSVAVFRIYGAIFFGAVKILENIENELPSKALVLDLKNVIYIDVSGMDALLELEATCKSRGIKLLICGLLHQPYDMAVRGGLLERLPDDGIYPDLQHGIAAAISQSH from the coding sequence ATGAATCTCTTTCACCCAAAACTACTCGATGCTTTTAAGGGCTACAACGGCGCCCTTTTCAGTAAAGACGTATTAGCAGGCATTACGGTTGGTGTGGTTGCATTGCCTTTGGCAATGGCTTTTGCAATTGCTAGTGGACTTAAGCCAGAAGCGGGTATTTTCACCGCCATTATCGCGGGTGGACTCATTTCTCTATTGGGTGGTAGCCGCGTGCAAATTGGTGGGCCAGCTGGCGCATTCATTGTGATTGTGTACGGCATTGTTGATCATTATGGGATTGCCAATTTACTCTTGGCGACTGCCATGTCTGGAGTGTTTTTATTTCTCATGGGAGTCTTTCGCCTCGGGACATTAATTCGATTCATTCCAGTGGCTGTCATTATTGGATTTACTAACGGCATCGCTGTACTGATTGGTTTATCTCAAGTCAAAGAATTTTTTGGCCTACAAATTACCAAGATACCTGCTGAATTTTTTCAGGCAGTTCAGACTCTCTATGCTGCCGCCGATACAGTAAATCCAATCGCTCTAATGTTATCGATGGGGAGTCTTGTTCTTTTAATTATCTGGAGGGCTTTTCAAAAACATCTTGGCTATCTGAGTCAAATGCCAGGAACGGTAATTGCAATGGCGCTGGCTACCGTTATCACCAGTGTATTCAATCTTCCGGTGGATACGATCGGCAGTCGTTTTGGTGGCATTCCATCAGGACTCCCTAGCTTTGAATGGATTCCTATCAGCTGGAGCACTGCGCAGTTTGTCATTGCACCTGCCATCACGCTTGCCTTACTTGGTGCAATTGAGTCACTCTTATGTGCCCGTATTGCGGATGGACTCATTCATGATCGGCACGAATCCAACCAAGAGCTCATGGCTCAAGGCGTTGCTAATTTGGTTACTCCGTTTTTTGGTGGGATGCCAGCCACCGGAACCATTGCAAGAACAGTGACCAATATTCAGAGTGGCGCTAGCACGCCAATTGCCGGCATTGTGCATTCGCTAACCTTGCTCCTCATTATTTTGTTTGGGGCTCCGCTCGCAAAAAATATTCCCTTAGCTAGTCTGGCTGCCATCCTCATGTTTGTTGCTTGGAACATGGGTGAGTGGAGAAAGTTTGCAGATCTTAAACAATTTCGCCTGCCTTATCGCATGACCATGTTGAGTGTATTTTTTCTGACTATCATTCTCGACCTCACCGTTGCCATCCAAGTGGGCCTGCTCTTAGCATTTATTACTTTCATCTATCGCATCTCCAGCTTATCTCGCTATGAATCAGCAAGTGCCGTCGACTTTCCTGAACTTCAGCAACACCAAGGCAGCGTTGCTGTATTCAGAATCTATGGCGCCATCTTTTTCGGAGCGGTAAAAATTCTGGAGAATATTGAAAACGAGTTACCCTCAAAAGCATTGGTGCTAGATTTAAAGAACGTAATCTATATTGATGTTTCTGGAATGGATGCCCTACTCGAGCTGGAGGCAACCTGCAAATCTAGGGGCATCAAGCTCCTGATTTGTGGCCTGCTACATCAGCCTTATGACATGGCGGTCCGAGGCGGTCTCCTTGAAAGATTGCCTGATGATGGTATCTACCCAGACTTACAACACGGTATTGCCGCAGCAATCAGTCAATCGCATTAA
- a CDS encoding TRAP transporter permease, which yields MTQAVIDNETQEKLDAFIKQEEGDSNDYKGLLAKFITLVAVGMSLFHLYAAYSIVPTQQLRVIHVALVLFLVFLSFPIAARFKNRLMWWDILFAVGSVVIAYYILSGGDDLFDRNTAPNSTDVMVGVFLIALILESVRRTNGMVLVVVTSLFLAYALFGNYLPAPWTHKGYDLDRLVGYMYMTLEGIYGTAVDVSATLIILFTIFGAFLQFTGAGKFFIDFSFAAMGGKSSGVGRTIVLSSFLLGGPSGSGVATTVTVGSVAAPMLDKVGYEKNAAGGLLAAGGLGAIISPPVLGAAAFLIADFLKISYLDVLLMATIPTILFYLGLLVMVEIDVRKYGMKNIQFKAAESAWQLTKKYWFHFFSLISIVVFMMFGFSPVMSVFWATVVSALSSMLRRDTAIIPWEWFQGKEKIFSGLYNSNLTKALASGSTGVLAIAVTCAGAGLIVGTVTLTGLGLKFSSIVIQYAGGSLLLTAIFTGLVVWVVGLAVPVTASYIICAVIAAPALINLGVPEFAAHMFIFYYAVLSEVSPPTALSPFAAAAICKGNPYKTTLQTWKYVAPAILVPFMFVLDKSGVSLLLMGSTTALEQADWSQIAWISFTAVVGIICLAGGLQGWFIEKTKVFERIIMVISGVALSYPSTEADVIGFVGFGLVLITQSITHFKLNPKSS from the coding sequence ATGACACAAGCTGTGATTGATAACGAAACACAAGAAAAATTAGATGCCTTCATCAAACAAGAGGAAGGTGATTCCAATGACTACAAAGGTCTCTTGGCCAAGTTCATCACCTTGGTGGCGGTTGGCATGTCACTCTTTCATCTATATGCCGCTTACTCGATTGTTCCAACCCAGCAACTGCGTGTTATCCACGTAGCCTTAGTACTGTTTTTAGTTTTCCTGAGCTTTCCAATTGCAGCCCGATTTAAGAACCGCCTCATGTGGTGGGATATCTTATTTGCTGTCGGGTCAGTGGTTATCGCCTATTACATCCTCAGCGGTGGTGACGATCTTTTTGATCGGAATACCGCCCCGAATTCAACTGATGTGATGGTTGGCGTCTTTCTCATCGCCCTAATCCTGGAGAGCGTCAGAAGAACCAATGGCATGGTCTTGGTAGTAGTGACCTCACTCTTCTTGGCGTACGCCCTCTTTGGTAACTACTTACCCGCCCCATGGACACACAAAGGCTATGACCTTGATCGCCTAGTTGGTTACATGTACATGACGCTGGAAGGCATTTATGGGACTGCAGTTGACGTATCAGCCACCCTCATTATTTTGTTCACCATTTTTGGCGCCTTTCTCCAGTTCACAGGTGCAGGCAAATTCTTTATCGACTTCTCTTTTGCCGCAATGGGCGGTAAATCCTCTGGTGTTGGTAGAACAATCGTTCTTTCTTCATTCTTATTGGGCGGCCCATCAGGTTCTGGTGTAGCCACTACTGTTACCGTTGGTTCGGTAGCTGCTCCAATGCTCGATAAAGTCGGTTACGAAAAAAATGCGGCCGGTGGTTTGCTGGCCGCCGGTGGTTTGGGTGCAATCATCTCCCCGCCAGTACTCGGCGCAGCAGCATTCTTGATCGCTGACTTTTTAAAGATTTCATACTTAGATGTGTTGCTGATGGCAACCATTCCAACCATTTTGTTTTACCTTGGCCTATTGGTCATGGTGGAAATTGACGTACGAAAGTACGGGATGAAGAACATCCAGTTCAAAGCAGCGGAATCTGCCTGGCAGCTCACCAAAAAATATTGGTTCCACTTCTTCTCATTGATTTCGATTGTGGTCTTCATGATGTTTGGCTTCTCGCCCGTCATGTCGGTATTTTGGGCGACTGTCGTATCAGCACTCTCCAGCATGCTGCGTCGCGATACCGCCATCATTCCTTGGGAATGGTTCCAGGGTAAAGAGAAAATTTTCTCTGGCTTGTACAACTCCAACCTCACTAAAGCGCTGGCATCCGGCTCCACAGGCGTTCTAGCGATTGCAGTGACCTGTGCTGGCGCCGGTTTGATTGTTGGCACCGTCACGTTAACTGGTTTAGGCTTGAAGTTCAGCTCCATCGTCATTCAGTATGCGGGTGGCTCACTCTTGCTTACCGCTATCTTCACAGGTCTCGTGGTTTGGGTTGTCGGACTTGCCGTTCCAGTGACTGCGTCTTACATCATTTGCGCCGTGATCGCGGCACCTGCCTTAATCAATCTTGGCGTTCCAGAATTTGCAGCGCACATGTTCATCTTTTATTACGCCGTACTTTCTGAGGTATCCCCTCCTACAGCGTTATCACCTTTCGCTGCAGCGGCAATTTGTAAAGGCAATCCCTATAAGACAACCTTGCAAACCTGGAAGTATGTTGCTCCAGCGATTTTGGTCCCCTTCATGTTCGTACTCGACAAATCCGGCGTGAGCTTATTGCTGATGGGCTCTACCACCGCATTAGAGCAAGCCGATTGGTCACAGATTGCTTGGATCTCATTCACCGCTGTAGTGGGCATCATCTGTTTGGCTGGCGGCCTACAAGGCTGGTTTATCGAAAAGACCAAGGTCTTCGAACGCATCATTATGGTGATTTCTGGTGTAGCACTTTCTTATCCATCGACCGAGGCTGATGTCATTGGATTTGTAGGGTTTGGTTTGGTGCTGATTACTCAGTCAATCACCCATTTCAAATTGAATCCGAAATCCAGCTAA
- a CDS encoding 3-hydroxyacyl-CoA dehydrogenase NAD-binding domain-containing protein — translation MSKVVVIGTGTMGVGIAASFLAFSANTILLGRDIQKARLSLSKVEACTDSINPAWRDSGAQLTAGTIADWSDWENTDLIIETISERLDLKKAIFSELDQRVPPNIPIGSNSSGFPISDIAQGLKTSHRMFNTHYFMPAHIVPLVEVVLGEKSDPQIAEQICNLYRIHGKKPVLVKRDIPGFLANRIQHALMREALSLVQEGIASPDDVDTAVRYSFGFRYAAVGPMTQKEISGWEGMALAAEVIYPSLSNITETPACVMDLVSSGKTGMAKGAGFREWSPEEVAQMKQVYEMRLKAAFEVLKIAPELN, via the coding sequence ATGAGCAAAGTCGTTGTAATCGGGACGGGCACCATGGGAGTGGGGATTGCTGCTAGCTTTCTAGCTTTTTCTGCCAACACGATCTTGCTGGGCAGGGATATACAGAAAGCAAGGCTCAGCCTTTCTAAAGTGGAGGCTTGTACCGACTCTATTAACCCTGCATGGCGTGACAGTGGAGCTCAACTCACGGCTGGCACGATAGCGGATTGGTCCGATTGGGAGAATACCGATCTCATTATTGAAACTATCTCTGAGCGCCTAGATCTTAAAAAAGCAATTTTTAGTGAGCTTGATCAACGGGTACCACCCAACATTCCGATTGGTAGTAATAGCTCAGGATTTCCAATTAGCGATATTGCACAAGGCCTTAAAACAAGCCATCGCATGTTTAACACCCACTACTTTATGCCAGCTCATATTGTTCCTTTGGTAGAGGTAGTTTTGGGCGAAAAGTCGGATCCTCAAATAGCAGAGCAGATTTGTAATCTGTATCGCATTCATGGCAAGAAGCCAGTATTGGTCAAGCGAGATATTCCGGGTTTTCTAGCCAACCGAATTCAACACGCATTAATGCGCGAAGCACTCTCTTTAGTGCAAGAGGGCATTGCCTCTCCGGATGATGTAGATACTGCAGTACGCTATAGCTTTGGCTTTCGCTATGCAGCAGTTGGCCCGATGACTCAAAAAGAAATCTCCGGATGGGAGGGTATGGCACTTGCTGCAGAGGTCATCTACCCATCCCTCTCCAACATAACAGAGACACCTGCTTGTGTCATGGATCTGGTGAGTAGTGGAAAAACAGGCATGGCTAAAGGTGCAGGCTTTAGAGAATGGTCGCCAGAAGAGGTGGCTCAAATGAAGCAAGTCTATGAGATGCGACTGAAGGCAGCATTTGAAGTGTTAAAAATAGCACCTGAATTGAATTAA
- a CDS encoding dihydrodipicolinate synthase family protein, which produces MTISLHPSTLPAVLSPVLTPFKEDGSPDAKKLLKQCQWLEANGVGQAIFGTNSEANSMSAPQKMDTLTALIEGGLNPAHMMPGTGATSIDATVNMTRHAVQHKCAGVLMLPPFYYKDVTDDGLFAYFSEVIQKVGDAGLQIYIYNIPPVTKINLSLSLLERLAKEYPKTVVGMKDSSGDWAYTESVIKLLAPSGFRVYAGSEVFLMRALRAGGVGCISATANVNPRAIAELAAHWRESDADQRQAALDQVRSIFAQYQMIAGMKTAVAHFSKDSEWLRVRPPLMQLSADQQAKLLGELQQINFSMPGL; this is translated from the coding sequence ATGACGATTTCCCTACACCCTTCCACGCTACCTGCAGTACTCTCACCTGTATTGACTCCATTTAAAGAAGACGGAAGTCCAGATGCGAAAAAATTACTGAAGCAATGTCAATGGCTCGAAGCCAATGGCGTTGGTCAGGCTATCTTCGGCACAAACTCAGAAGCGAACTCCATGTCTGCCCCACAAAAGATGGACACGTTGACAGCGCTTATTGAAGGCGGCTTAAATCCTGCGCACATGATGCCTGGTACGGGCGCCACGTCGATTGATGCCACAGTCAATATGACACGTCACGCAGTTCAACATAAGTGCGCAGGTGTCTTAATGTTGCCACCTTTTTATTACAAAGATGTCACTGATGATGGTCTTTTCGCCTACTTCTCAGAAGTGATTCAAAAAGTGGGTGATGCTGGATTACAAATTTACATCTACAACATTCCGCCTGTTACCAAAATCAATCTAAGTCTTTCTTTGTTAGAGCGCTTAGCTAAGGAATACCCAAAAACTGTTGTTGGCATGAAAGATAGTTCTGGTGATTGGGCCTATACAGAGTCAGTCATTAAGCTCTTAGCACCATCAGGTTTCCGCGTATATGCCGGTAGCGAAGTATTCCTAATGCGTGCCCTGCGTGCAGGTGGAGTTGGCTGCATCTCCGCTACCGCTAACGTAAACCCTAGGGCCATCGCTGAATTGGCGGCCCATTGGAGAGAATCTGACGCAGATCAACGTCAAGCGGCTTTAGATCAAGTACGCTCAATATTTGCTCAATATCAAATGATTGCCGGTATGAAAACTGCAGTTGCCCATTTCAGCAAAGATTCAGAGTGGTTGCGCGTACGCCCACCACTCATGCAGCTGAGTGCAGATCAGCAAGCGAAGTTATTGGGTGAACTACAACAGATTAATTTCAGCATGCCAGGCCTTTAA
- a CDS encoding DUF2177 family protein gives MLKYLAVYFSFLLSLVVIDLIWLLGIAKNLYRDDMGSLMASEPKRLAGLGFYLLYALGASIFVILPAISKQSWLYAAQYGALFGFFCYMTYDLTNLAVIRDFPMRLAFVDIAWGSAVTALSTTIAYWVSSRIA, from the coding sequence TTGCTCAAGTACTTAGCGGTGTATTTTTCATTTTTACTATCCTTGGTCGTCATTGATTTGATATGGTTGCTTGGCATAGCCAAAAACCTCTACCGCGACGATATGGGTTCACTTATGGCCAGCGAACCCAAGCGACTGGCTGGACTTGGCTTTTATCTACTGTACGCTCTTGGCGCATCGATTTTTGTCATTCTGCCAGCAATCTCAAAACAGTCTTGGCTGTATGCAGCGCAATATGGCGCCCTATTTGGCTTCTTTTGCTACATGACTTACGACCTCACCAACCTCGCCGTCATCCGCGACTTCCCCATGCGATTAGCATTTGTGGATATTGCTTGGGGCTCAGCAGTAACGGCACTATCTACCACCATTGCCTACTGGGTTAGCAGTCGTATAGCCTAA
- a CDS encoding TAXI family TRAP transporter solute-binding subunit gives MKLIKVIALSLTMLFSAAQAQNISVATGGTGGVYYPMGGGLASILSSKVPGMSATAEVTGGSVDNLNLIGTGKPYVGFSMADAAKDAKDGEGKFTNKKIDLRTLLVLYPNLMHVVTVDSTGIKSMKDLKGKRISTGAPGSATEVMAFRLLEAAGLDKDKDVKRERLSVAESVNAVKDRKIDAFFWVGGLPTAAVTDLANSPGMKIVMIDNAAEVAAMNKKYGNLYFATDIPKETYSGMTKNNKVAGVANILVVNANMPDDEAYKIVKAVFDNKLELVRTHKEYINVTLENQKQSSTPIAYHPGAAKYFKEKNVKLN, from the coding sequence ATGAAACTAATAAAAGTAATTGCTCTATCGCTCACTATGTTGTTTAGCGCAGCACAAGCACAAAATATTTCAGTAGCAACCGGCGGTACTGGCGGCGTTTATTACCCAATGGGTGGTGGACTTGCCTCAATACTCTCCAGCAAGGTACCTGGAATGTCTGCAACCGCCGAAGTGACTGGTGGCTCAGTAGACAACCTGAACCTCATCGGCACAGGCAAACCTTACGTTGGCTTCTCAATGGCCGATGCCGCTAAAGATGCTAAAGATGGCGAAGGTAAATTCACAAACAAGAAAATCGATTTGCGCACACTCTTAGTGCTATACCCAAATCTCATGCACGTTGTAACAGTGGACTCTACTGGCATTAAGTCCATGAAGGACCTTAAGGGCAAGCGCATTAGTACAGGCGCCCCTGGTAGCGCAACCGAAGTGATGGCTTTTCGTCTGTTAGAGGCTGCTGGCCTTGATAAAGACAAAGACGTCAAACGCGAGCGTTTGAGCGTAGCCGAGTCCGTCAATGCGGTAAAAGATCGCAAAATTGATGCTTTCTTCTGGGTTGGTGGCTTACCAACTGCAGCAGTTACCGATCTTGCCAATAGCCCTGGCATGAAAATCGTCATGATTGATAACGCCGCTGAAGTCGCTGCCATGAATAAGAAGTACGGCAACCTGTACTTTGCTACAGACATCCCAAAAGAAACCTATAGCGGTATGACCAAAAACAATAAAGTAGCTGGCGTCGCCAATATCTTGGTAGTTAATGCCAATATGCCTGATGATGAAGCCTACAAAATTGTGAAGGCTGTCTTTGATAACAAACTTGAATTGGTTCGCACTCATAAGGAGTACATCAACGTAACCCTTGAGAATCAAAAGCAAAGCTCCACACCAATCGCATATCACCCAGGTGCAGCGAAGTATTTCAAAGAAAAGAACGTAAAGTTAAATTAA
- a CDS encoding universal stress protein, with the protein MFKHLLVPVDGSDVSKKSLKKVAELAKADKAAVTLVYVSDPMPPMVYSDSTMGYGISQKDHKKVCEAFAADVFKKAAIALGAGIKVNTLHIADSNLSEGILEGAKKAKADVIVMASHKRTGIKGVLLGSETHEVIVHSKLPVLVLG; encoded by the coding sequence ATGTTCAAGCACTTATTAGTACCAGTTGATGGTTCAGATGTGAGTAAAAAGTCATTAAAGAAGGTTGCCGAGCTCGCTAAGGCAGATAAGGCTGCTGTGACATTGGTTTATGTTTCTGACCCAATGCCGCCGATGGTGTATTCCGATAGCACTATGGGTTATGGCATCTCTCAAAAAGATCATAAGAAAGTGTGCGAGGCATTCGCTGCTGATGTCTTTAAAAAAGCCGCTATTGCTTTGGGCGCCGGCATTAAAGTCAATACGCTTCATATCGCCGATAGCAATTTATCTGAAGGTATTTTGGAAGGCGCTAAGAAGGCCAAGGCTGATGTCATTGTGATGGCATCCCATAAACGTACCGGTATCAAGGGTGTTTTGTTGGGCAGCGAAACCCATGAGGTAATCGTGCACTCCAAGTTGCCTGTATTGGTGCTCGGTTAG